CGTAGCGACCAGCGGTCGCGGCAGTGCCAGTTACGACGCTCCGCCGGTCCGTGGGAGCGTTTGCCGCACTTCACGCCTCACGGCCATTGACAGCCCAGGCCGAGGCCTCTACATTGCCGGTTCTCTATGAGAGCGCTCTCACCAAATGGGGCTTCTGGGCGCGCGGACGGCCGCAGGAGGGCCGACGCTAAGACGCTCGAGGCCGTCGCCCTCGCGGCGGGCGTTTCCCGAGCAACGGTGTCACGCGTCGTGAACGGGAGCAGCCGTGTCACACCGGCGACGCGAAAAGTCGTCGAAAAGGCGATCCAGAGGCTCGGCTATGTCCCGAATCGCGCGGCACGCAGCCTCGTCACAAGGCGGACCGAATCGGTGGGCCTCGTCATCCCGGAGCCCACGACCAAGCTTTTCGGTGATCCGTTCTTCCCTCGGCTGATCCGGGGGATCAACGCCGTGCTCAGCGAGGCCGACCAGGTCCTCGTCCTGCTCACACCCCAATCGGCGCACGACGAAGAGCAGCTGGGCCGCTACCTCGTATCGGGCCACCTCGACGGCGCCATGCTCGTGTCACTCCACGGCGCGGACCCCCTTCCGACGCTCCTGGCTGAGCGCGGCATCCCCGTCGTCGTTGGCGGGCGGCCGTCCCGCGGTATCGGTGTCGACGTCGTCGATGTGGACAACGTCCAGGGAGCGCTCCAGGCGGTCCGCCACCTCATCGCGCTCGGACGTCGGCACATCGTCACCGTGACGGGTCCTCTCGACATGGCTCCAGCTAAGGATCGCCTTGCGGGCTATCGGAGCGCGCTCGCAGAAGCGGGTATCGAGCCCGATCCCACTCTCGAGCTCGCCGGAGACTTCGAACAGGCGGCCGCACGCGAGACCGTCGAGCGGTTCATCGCCGCGGGAGGCAGGTTCGACGCACTCTTCGCCGCCTCCGACACGATGGCTCTTGGCGCGATGTCCGCGATCCGTCGAGCTGGTCTGCGTGTGCCCCAGGACGTTGCGGTGGTTGGTTACGACGACTCCGCGCTTGCGCTGTCGTCGGATCCACCCCTGTCCAGCGTGCGCCAGCCGATCGAGGAGATGGGACGAGAGATGGCGCGAGCCATGTTGGCGCAGCTTGGGGGCGCACCACGACAGGTAGCGCGAAGCGTCGTGCTCGCGACAGAGCTCGTCGTGCGCGGTTCGAGTGGGGGGTGATGCCACTGTACGCATCGAATGATCGACAGGGGTCTTGATATGAAAGGGAGGAGGCAACAGATGCAACAGAACAGTTCGCGGAGACGGATCGCGCTCGGCCTCGCGGCGCTTCTCATCGCAGGCGCCTGCACGCAGGCCGCCGCGCCAGCGCCGAGCTCAACGCCCAGACCGACCGGAGCCCTCGTCACGGCACAGCCCTCGAGCGCTGGCGGGCTGACCTCCGACGGGAAGATCCTCGTCCGCTGGTTCGTTGGCCTGGGTACGGGCGGCAACCCCGAGCAGCTCGGCGCGGAGAGCGCCGCCGTGGCGAAGTGCAACGCTGCGGACGGGCCGTGCACGAAGGCGGGCATCAAGCTCGCTCTCGAGGTCTACCAGAACGACGCCGCGTACGACACGCTTGCCACACAGATCGCGACGCGCAACGCGCCGGACATCATCGGACCGATCGGAGTCCGCGCGCTCAACGGTTTCGGCGATCAGCTGCTCGATCTCTCCAAGTACGTTCAGGCCAAGACCCTGGACACAACCGGGATCGAGAAGAACCTCGTCGACACCTACATCGTGAACGGCAAACAGATCGGGATCCCATACGCCGTGTACCCCTCTTACATGTACTACAACAAGGCCCTCTTCAAAGAGGCCGGCCTCAAAGAGCCGCCGCACAAGGTCGGCGACAAGTACACGATGCCGAACGGCAGCCAGGTCGACTGGAACTGGGACACCGTCGCGCAAATCGCGAAGATCCTGACGGTCGACAGCAAGGGCAACGACGCTACGAAGGCGGGTTTCGACCCGAAGAACATCACGCAGTTCGGCTTCGACTTCCAGTGGACGGACCCGAGGGGATGGGCGACTGTCATCGGTGGCTCGGGAAGTGCTGTCGCGGCTGACGGCAAGACCGCGCAGTGGCCGGGCAACTGGAAGAAGGCTATCCAGTGGTACTACGACCGACTGTGGAAGGACCACACCGCACCGACGCAGGATTACATCACGGCCCTCGCCGGCGGAAACACGTTCCAGTCCGGTAAGGTCGCGATGGACTTCGTCCACACGTGGTACACGTGCTGCGTCTACCCCGGCGACAACACCAGCCCGGTGAAGGACTGGGACATCGCCGTCGCCCCGATATCCCTCGACGGCAAGGTCACCGCAAAGTTGCACGCAGATACGATGGGGATCCTCTCGTCGACCGTGCACGCGGATGCGGCAGTCCTCGCGATGAACTTCATCATGACCCAACCGGACATCGTCGTGACCTACGGCGCGATGCCGGCTAAGGTGGCCGACCGCAAGGCGTTCTTCACCGCGCTCGACAAGAAGTTCCAGAAGCTGAATCCAACGAAGATCGACTGGCAGGTCGCTTCTTCAATGCTCAGCTACACGGAGTCGATCAACCACGAAGCCAACATGCCCAACTTCCTCAAGTCGGACGCGGCGATCAAGACTTTGCAGTCCGACATGCTCACCAACGCGACGCTCAACATCGACACCAGGCTGGGTGACCTCGTGAAGACGCTTCAGGGGACATTCGGCGGGAGCTAGGTCATCGTATGGTGGCGCCCGGTACGCACGGGCCGCCGGGCGCCACCCGCCTCTCGACGAACGGTGCTGATATGAAAGGGTCTCGACGATGATGCTCACCCTCGCCCGTCGCGAATCGTTCTGGGGCTTTGCCTTCATCGCACCGTGGATCCTCGGTGCCCTCGTCTTCACGCTCCTTCCGATGGGAGCATCGTTCGTCATTTCGCTCACGAACTTCGATCCGCGCTATCCCGACGCGGTCCAATCTGTCGGTTTCGCCAACTACCAACGGATGTTCAGCGACCCGCTCGTGCTCCAATCGCTCGCCGTCACTGTCAAGTTCGCGGCTCTGATGCTGCCGCTCACCCTCGGGGTCTCCCTCGGCCTGGCCATGCTCGTGAACAACCCAAAGCTGCTCGGTCGCAACGTCTTCCGCACGCTCTTCTACATGCCGACGCAAATCCCGATCGTCGCGACAACGCTCATCTGGCAAGGTGTCCTCAACCTGCACACCGGCTGGGTCAACTACGTCCTCGGCGCATTCGGCATCGCGGGACCTGACTGGCTCAACAGCACGGTCTGGGTCTACCCGGGTCTCTCGCTGATCTCGGTCTGGGGCACGGGGACCATGATGCTCATCGCCCTCGCCGGGTTACAGAGCATCCCGACGGAGCTCTACGAGGCTGCGCGGATCGACGGCGCCGGCAAGTGGGCGCAATTCCGCAACGTGACGCTCCCGATGGTGTCGCCGGTCTTCTTCTACAACCTCATCATCGCCCTCATCGGCACGTTCCAGTACTTCACACAGGCGTACGTGCTGACGAACGGGCGCGGCGATCCAGACAACGCCACCCTCTTCTTCAACCTCAACCTCTACCGCGAGGGCTGGCGCTACTACGACATGGGCTACGCCGCTACGCTCGCGTGGCTGCTCTTCGTGATCGTGCTTGCGCTCACGGTGATCCTGTTCCGCACGCGGAGCCGGTGGGTCTTCGAGGGTGCCGCCCGATGACGCTCGCCGCCGCGCAACAGCTTCCCCACATCGGCCTGCGCGGTCTCCTCGGCCGACGCCTCCGTAAGTGGACCGCGATCTCAAGCGTCACGTTCCTCGGCCTTGTGGTCGTGAGCGCGTATCTGATGCCGCTCGGCTACATGGCCGCGACGGCCCTGAAGGACGCCGCCCAGATGTCGGAAACGGGTGCGCCGCTCTACCCTGCGAAACCCTCGACATTCACTTGGCAGGGGCAGGACTACGCGGTCTACAACGTTCCGACCGCAGACGGCGTGCGCCAGTGGGCGCTCGTCGATCCACGCCGAGAGGACGCTACGTTCGTGGATCCTGCGCATCCTGAGAGCGGCACGATCGAGTGGCAGGGCCGCTGGCGCACGCTCGAGCAGGCCTGGCAGTTCGGTCTCGAGCTCGAGAACTTCGTCACCGTCTGGAACCAGATCAACTTTGGCCGCCTTCTCCTCAACACATTCGCGATCGCGATGATCAGCACGCTGGGAACGCTCCTGTCGTCCACCGTCGTCGCTTACGGTTTCAGTCGCTTCCGCTTTCCTGGCAAAAACGGGCTCTTCCTGCTGCTTCTGGCGACGATCATCCTTCCGTTCCAGATCACGCTCATCCCCACCTTCGCCGTCTTCCTGGCCCTGGGATGGACCGGGACCTGGCTGCCATTACTCGTACCGCACTTCTTCGCCAACGCCTACAACGTCTTCCTGCTGCGCCAGTACTTCGTGACGATCCCGCGCGAGCTGGACGAGGCGGCGATGATGGACGGTGCCAGCCCGTTCCGCGTCCTCATTTCGGTGATCGTCCCACAGTCCATCCCGGTGCTCACCGCGGTGGGCCTCTTTCATTTCTTCTTCGCGTGGAACGACTTCTTCCAGCCGCTCATCTACCTCCAGGGGAACATCGACCTGCAGCCGCTCTCCGTGGGCATCGCTGTGTTCAACGCGCTCTACTCGCAAAAGCCGACCCTCATCCAGGCCGCGGCGGTCATGTCCATCGTCGTGCCGGTGGCGATCTTCTTCTTCGCGCAGCGAGCGTTCATGCGCGGCATCGTCATCACGGGCGTCGAGAAGTGATGGCTCGGGAACGAGTGAGCATCGTCGCCACGGTCGCGCGGGTGGACGACCCGATCGCTGCGGCCCGTGCGTTCCCACGCACCTTCGTTTTCGGCGTCGCGACGAGCGCGTACCAGATCGAAGGAGCCCATGACGCAGACGGCAAGGAGCCGTCCATCTGGGACGTCTTCTGTGGACGGCCGGGCGCGGTCGATGACGGCTCGACCGGCAACGTCGCATGCGACCACTACCACCGCTACCGGGAAGATGTCGCGCACATGGCCGCGCTCGGTGTGGATGCCTATCGCTTCTCAATCTCGTGGCCGCGTGTCTTGACAAGCGGCTCAAGGGTGAACGCCGCAGGCCTCGACTTCTACGACCGCCTCGTCGATGCGCTCCTCGAGCGCGGCATCCGGCCCTTCGCGACGCTCTATCACTGGGACCTCCCGCAGGCGCTGCAGGAGGCCGGCGGCTGGGCGGCGCCGGAGACGATCGAACGCTTCGCGGAGCTTGCCCATGTGGTGGGAGCCCGGCTGGGAGACCGCGTGCGCGACTGGATCACGGTCAATGAGCCGGAGGTGATTGCGTTCGTCGGGCACGCGCAAGGCAGGCATGCGCCCGGGCTCCGCGATCCCCGGCTCGCGCTGCGCGTTGCGCACAACGTGCTCCTCGCGCACCGCGCCGCCTCGGTCGCGCTTCGGGCCGAGGTCCGGGACGCCCGCGTTGGTATATCGCTGAACCTCGCTCCCGTGCATCCCGCCAGCGGGGCCGAGGCGGATGTCGCGGCGGCGCACCGCGTCGATGGTTACTTCAACCGCTGGTATCTGGACGCGCTCGGTGGGCGCGGCTACCCGAGCGATATGGTGGCGTGGTACGGAGCGCTGATCGACACGCAACTGGTCAACGACATGCGCGACTATGACGGCGACCTGGACTTCCTGGGTATCAACTACTACTCGCGGCAGGTCGTGCGCGCCGCGCCGGCCGAGCTCCTTGCCAGTGAGCAGGTGCAGGTGCGCGGCACGGCGCATACAACGATGGGCTGGGAGGTCTACCCCGAGGGTCTTTCAGAGATTCTGATGCGCGTCGCACGCGACTATCGACCTCGTGCGATCTATGTGACTGAGAACGGAGCCTCCTTCGACGATCACCCGCGGCACGGCCGCGTAAGCGATCCCGACCGTACCCGTTACCTCGCGCAGCACTTCGCGGAGGCGGCCCGGTCGATCTCCTCCGGCGTGCCGCTTGAGGGCTACTTCGTATGGTCTCTGATGGACAACTTCGAGTGGAACAGCGGGTACACGAAACGATTCGGGATCGTCTACGTCGACTACGCCACGCAGCAGCGCACCGATAAGGAGAGCGCGCGCTGGTATCGGGAGTTCCTGGCCGCGCGATAAACCCTAGACTCTGGCGCCTCGCGACTGGCATCAATGAGGGAGGGCTCTATGGGCGCGTCGTCCTTCTTCCCGTATCCCGTGCCGTCCGGCGACGAACGCCCTGACGAGCTCGTCTTCATGCCCGAGCGCAGTCCTGCTCAGTGGGACAGGCTGCTCGCGTTCGTTGAACGACGTGGATGCGCCAGCGCGTGCCGCCCCGGGTCTGGTCGGCGGCACGCATCGTGGGATTGATCGTGGCGGGAGCCGTCGTCGTCGCGCTCTTCGTAGATCCGCCTTCCTCGCGCCGGGTCGCTGGCGCAACGTGTACCCGATGGCGACACTGAACCAGACGCCCCGCCGCTTTGACTTCACATGCGCGTTGACGATGCCGAAGTGGTTCCGGGAGTATGGATATGTGATCGGAGTCGCGTTGTTTCTCGTGATCGTTCCCGCTCGCAAGATCGTCTTCGACGACAGCGGCCCCGCTCTTGGTCTGCTGATCATCGTGTACCTGGCAGCGGCGTTCGCCGGTGGCGTTCTCCTGAAAGGCAAGAGCGGCTGGTTCAGGACGATGTGCCCGCTGCTACCTGTACAGCGTCTCTATGGACAGACGCCGTTCCTCACCGTGCGCAATGCGCATTGCCGACCGTGCGTCGGCTGTGTGAAGAACTGCTACGACTTCAATCCAGCCGCGGCGCACATGGCCGACCTCTATGACACCGATCCGCACCGCAGCGGCCACCGGAAATTCTTCGCGGCGGTGTTCCCAGGACTCATCATCGCGTTGTACACCGTCGACGCTTCCGTGACGCGGCCCGCGCTTGCGATCTACGCGCAGTTCGCGAGCGTCCTGCTCTTGAGCGCCGGCCTCTTCTACGGCCTCACGGTCTTCCTGAAGGTCACCGCGGTCAGGATCACCACCGTCTACGCCGCGGCGGCGCTGGGCCTGTACTACTGGTTCGGCCTTCCGTTCACGGCCGATCGAGTGGGCGGCACGTTCGGCGTGTCGATCCCCATCGAGCTCGTCTGGATCGTCCAGGGCGCGATCGCGGCGCTGGCGTTCCTGTGGATCCTGCGTACGCTCCGCAAAGAGACTCCCTATGTCGAGCAGGCCATCGCGCCGAAGCCCGCACGCGTCGCGTCCGGCGAGGCTCTTGCACGGCTGCGCGCCGCGCCGGAGCGGACACAGACATCGAAGACGGAGGTTGGACATGCCTGACGTGAAGGGTCCGCCCGCGGCGGAGCAGTTCGAGAAGCTCGGCGTCTTCTATCTGGGGCGGCCATACGACCCCGCGAAGAAAGCGGCCCAGCCCGGCCTCATCCTCTACGACTCCAAGGACCTGGTGACGCACGCCGTCTGTGTCGGAATGACCGGCAGCGGCAAGACCGGCCTGTGCATCGCGCTGCTCGAGGAAGCCGCTCTCGACGGCGTGCCGGCGATAGCGATCGATCCGAAGGGCGACCTCACGAATCTCATGCTCACGTTCCCGCAGCTGCGGCCCGAAGACTTCCGGCCGTGGATCAACGAGGACGATGCGCGGGCGAAGTCGCTCTCGCCCGACGACTACGCGGCGCAGCAGGCGAAGCTCTGGAAAGACGGCCTCGCCGGGTGGGGCGAGGACGGCGACCGCATCCGGCGCCTGAAGGAGGCGGCCGACTTCGCGATCTACACCCCCGGCTCGAGCGCCGGCATCCCCATCTCGATCGTCGCGTCGTTCGCGGCGCCGCCGCAAGGCGTGCGCGACGACAGCGAGCTCCTGCGAGACCGCGTGACGACGGCGGCGAGCAGCCTGCTCGGCCTGCTTGGCATCGAAGCCGACCCGATCCAGAGCCGCGAGCACATCCTCCTCGCGAACCTCTTCACACGCGCGTGGAGCGCGGGCGAAGACCTGGACCTGAAAGCGCTCATCGGACAGATCCAGAAGCCGCCCATGACGCAGGTCGGTGCGCTGGACCTCGAGTCCTTCTATCCGGCAAAGGACCGCGCGCAGCTCGCCGTGAAGATGAACAACCTGCTCGCCTCACCCGGCTTCAACGCCTGGCTCGAGGGCGTGCCGCTCGATGTCGGACAGCTGCTGCGGTCCGAGAGCGGCAAGCCCCGCGTCGCGATCGTCTCGATCGCACATCTATCCGACGCGGAGCGGATGTTCTTCGTCTCGCTGTTGCTGAACCAGATCCTCGACTGGACACGCGCTCAGTCAGGCACCACGAGCCTGCGCGCGATCCTCTACATGGACGAGATCTTCGGGTTCTTCCCGCCGGTTGCGGAGCCGCCCTCCAAACGGCCGCTCCTCACTCTCCTGAAGCAGGCGCGCGCGTTCGGCCTCGGCATCATGCTCACCACGCAGAACCCGGTCGATCTCGATTACAAGGGCCTCGCGAACACCGGGACGTGGCTCCTGGGCCGCCTCCAGACCGAACGCGACAAGGCCCGCGTGCTCGAGGGCCTCGAGAGCGCCTCGGCAGCGGCGCACTCGGAGTTCGACAAGGGCAAGCTCGACGCGATGCTGTCGGGGCTCTCGCAGCGCATCTTCCTCATGAACAACGTGCACGAGGACGCGCCGGTCGTTTTCGAGTCACGCTGGGCGATGAGCTACCTGCGCGGGCCGCTCACGCGCGATCAGATCAAGAAGCTCATGGACGGGAAGCGACCCGCGGTGGCAGCGACAACCCGCGCGCCGACCGGGACCGCCGGCTCGGCGAGCGACGCAGTCGCTGAGTCCGATCAGAAGGCACGCGAGCAGCGAGACGCGGCGGTCGAGAAGCTACGCGCGGAGTACGCGCCAAAGCTGCACAGGCTCGAGGAGAAAGTGCGCAACGCCGAGCAGGTCGTGCAGCGCGAGGAGGGACAGGCCAGCGGAGCGAAGGCCCAGACCGCGATCTCCGCCGGCGCGACGATCCTCGACGCCCTGCTGGGGCGCAAGATCACCCGAACATCGCTGGGCCGCGCCACGACTGCTGCGCGCGGCGCGCAGCGCGCGATGCAGCAGGAGCAGGACGTGAAGGCCGCGAAGGAAGACCTCGCCGCAGCGCAGGCGGACTTCGAACGCCTGGAGCAGGAGCTCACGGCGAAGATCGCGGCGATACAGGCACAGGCCTAGCCCAAAGAGGCTGTCGGGGCCGGCATCGCTGCCGGCCCCGACGCTCGCTCTGCGTGAACACGTTTCGGATTACGGTCCGAAGAAGCTGATCACCCGCTTCAGGAGATCGCTCTGGTCCGCAGCGACACCGTACTCCTCGAATGCGAATGCCATGAAGACGACCTTGTACGTAGCGTTGCTGAAGGAGAGCGCGTCGGGCGCACCGGTGTCGTCGGTGAATGCCGCCACCGCTCCGCCGTTGGGCGTGATCCGGTCCTCGAATGGTGGTAGGCCGAGCACCGAGTGGTTCAGCGTGACCGCGCCGACCGCGGGCGGCTGCGTCGTCCCCGTCACCGGGCTCGTCGCTACGCCGTGGACCTGTGTCGTTGGCTTGTCGTTCTGAGTCTCAGTGCCGTCCCAGGTCACGTGCAGGTAGTCGCGGACGAATGTGGTCGTCCCCGCAGCCTGGTCGAGTAGGTCTTGGCCGTTGAGGAAGAGCCGTCCGCCGTTGTCGAGGTACGCCTCGAGCCTCGCCTCGTACGGCAGGATCGGACCCGGATACGAGTTGCCCGTGAACCACACGATGGTCCGGAACGCCTTCATGTAGTTCTGCGGCAGGTTCGCGTCGGTCTTCAGATCCCAGACGCTTCCTCCGGCCGCGATGACCGGTGTCGTTGTCTGCGCCGTGGTGCAGGTCGAGTCAAACAAGGTGGCGGTCCACGCGCTGGTCGCTGACATTGTGTAGCCGTCGCTGTTGAAGCCGAGGTTCTTGACGGTGACGTTGTACGACACGCTCGTGCCGACCTTTCCACCGTCTGTCTGTGTCGCTGGCGTGACCGACACCGCGTACGGCGGTGCGATCGGCGTGATGAACGGCGAGCCCGTCGTGTATGGACCTTGCGTCGAGGTCACGGTCACGCCGTCATTGACGATGGACTTCACCTTGTTCTTGATGGCGTCGGCGATGCTCACGGTGAAATGAACCGAAGGCAGCTGCCCGCAGCAATGGACAGGCCTGTCCAGGTAACGGTTCCAGTTGCGTAGGTACCCCCGCTATCCGCGGAGACGAAGGTCGTATTCGCGGGTAGGGGTTCGTGATGGTCACACCCGTGGCCGGGGCATTCCCGATGTTCTTGACGGTGAGCGTGTAGGTCACGTTGCTCGAGGGGCCGACCGGCGTACCGGCGTCGACCTTCGAGAGAACGAGAGCGGGGACCGTGGCCGCGTCTTGGATGCTGAAAGCACCCCTGCCGTGCGTGCCTGCGGCCAGAAGCCGGTGCGAGGGGTCAAGGTCGAGCTGCCAGATCGCGACGATCGGGAAGCTCGAAGGCGTGCCGAGTGGCGTCCAGTTCAGGCCGCCATCGACCGTCTTGAAAGGACCCACGTTTGGAGAAGTCGAAGTCGAGCTTCATCGACCCGCATCGCGCCGGATCGGCGTCGACACGATGACGAGCTTGCCCACAGCTTCCGGGTGCCGGATGGCTGTATGGGGAGCGACGCCGCCACCAAGGGAGAAGCCCCTAGTGACGATGCCGCGACATTTCCCGACGAACTCGCCGTTCATGACTGCTTCACAAGTGGAGTTCACGCTGGCCCCGAGCGAAAGGAGTCGGAAAGATGAGTGCCCTGGGAGTGAGCGAGAAAACTGACGAGGCGGAAGAACGAGGCGTGACGATGAAGGCGCTCGTGCAGGAGGGGTACGGGTCGGCGGACTGCCTGCATCTGCGGAACATCCCGCGGCCCGAGCTGATGGAGGGCCGCGTGCTGGTGCGCATGCGCGGCGCGTCGGTGAACGCTCTCGACTGGCACAGCACACACGGTGGACTACTTCTTGAGATCGTCTCGAAGCTGATGCGGCAGAAAGACGAACCGGTCCGAGGTGTGGATCTCGCCGGCGTCGTCGAAGCCGTTGGTCCTGGCGTCACCCAGTTCAAGCCTGGCGACGAGGTCTTTGGCGGCGCGCCTGCTTGCTTCGCGGAATACGTGCGAGCGCGCGAGGATCGCCTGCTGCTGAAGCCGCGCGATCTGTCGTTCGAGCAGGCCGCGACCATCAACGTCGCCGGGCGCACCGCACTCCAAGGTCTTCGCGACCACGCCCAGGTCAAGCCGGGGCAACGCGTGCTCATCCACGGCGCGGGCGGCGGCGTCGGCACGTTCGCGGTGCAGATCGCGAAGGCGCTGGGCGCGCACGTCACA
Above is a genomic segment from Candidatus Limnocylindria bacterium containing:
- a CDS encoding GH1 family beta-glucosidase, yielding MSIVATVARVDDPIAAARAFPRTFVFGVATSAYQIEGAHDADGKEPSIWDVFCGRPGAVDDGSTGNVACDHYHRYREDVAHMAALGVDAYRFSISWPRVLTSGSRVNAAGLDFYDRLVDALLERGIRPFATLYHWDLPQALQEAGGWAAPETIERFAELAHVVGARLGDRVRDWITVNEPEVIAFVGHAQGRHAPGLRDPRLALRVAHNVLLAHRAASVALRAEVRDARVGISLNLAPVHPASGAEADVAAAHRVDGYFNRWYLDALGGRGYPSDMVAWYGALIDTQLVNDMRDYDGDLDFLGINYYSRQVVRAAPAELLASEQVQVRGTAHTTMGWEVYPEGLSEILMRVARDYRPRAIYVTENGASFDDHPRHGRVSDPDRTRYLAQHFAEAARSISSGVPLEGYFVWSLMDNFEWNSGYTKRFGIVYVDYATQQRTDKESARWYREFLAAR
- a CDS encoding NAD(P)-dependent alcohol dehydrogenase, translated to MSALGVSEKTDEAEERGVTMKALVQEGYGSADCLHLRNIPRPELMEGRVLVRMRGASVNALDWHSTHGGLLLEIVSKLMRQKDEPVRGVDLAGVVEAVGPGVTQFKPGDEVFGGAPACFAEYVRAREDRLLLKPRDLSFEQAATINVAGRTALQGLRDHAQVKPGQRVLIHGAGGGVGTFAVQIAKALGAHVTAVTGPRNIDITRSLGADEVIDYTKEDFTRRPERYDAVLDIAATRSISDLRRVLVPNGMFVQVGAAKNGGWIGLFGRIISVMVRSRLLGQRVKFYVAQTVPEDLVYIRDLIESGQLRPAIDRTYPLSEAREAVRYVGTGQARAKVVITA
- a CDS encoding carbohydrate ABC transporter permease, with amino-acid sequence MTLAAAQQLPHIGLRGLLGRRLRKWTAISSVTFLGLVVVSAYLMPLGYMAATALKDAAQMSETGAPLYPAKPSTFTWQGQDYAVYNVPTADGVRQWALVDPRREDATFVDPAHPESGTIEWQGRWRTLEQAWQFGLELENFVTVWNQINFGRLLLNTFAIAMISTLGTLLSSTVVAYGFSRFRFPGKNGLFLLLLATIILPFQITLIPTFAVFLALGWTGTWLPLLVPHFFANAYNVFLLRQYFVTIPRELDEAAMMDGASPFRVLISVIVPQSIPVLTAVGLFHFFFAWNDFFQPLIYLQGNIDLQPLSVGIAVFNALYSQKPTLIQAAAVMSIVVPVAIFFFAQRAFMRGIVITGVEK
- a CDS encoding LacI family DNA-binding transcriptional regulator translates to MRALSPNGASGRADGRRRADAKTLEAVALAAGVSRATVSRVVNGSSRVTPATRKVVEKAIQRLGYVPNRAARSLVTRRTESVGLVIPEPTTKLFGDPFFPRLIRGINAVLSEADQVLVLLTPQSAHDEEQLGRYLVSGHLDGAMLVSLHGADPLPTLLAERGIPVVVGGRPSRGIGVDVVDVDNVQGALQAVRHLIALGRRHIVTVTGPLDMAPAKDRLAGYRSALAEAGIEPDPTLELAGDFEQAAARETVERFIAAGGRFDALFAASDTMALGAMSAIRRAGLRVPQDVAVVGYDDSALALSSDPPLSSVRQPIEEMGREMARAMLAQLGGAPRQVARSVVLATELVVRGSSGG
- a CDS encoding sugar ABC transporter permease encodes the protein MMLTLARRESFWGFAFIAPWILGALVFTLLPMGASFVISLTNFDPRYPDAVQSVGFANYQRMFSDPLVLQSLAVTVKFAALMLPLTLGVSLGLAMLVNNPKLLGRNVFRTLFYMPTQIPIVATTLIWQGVLNLHTGWVNYVLGAFGIAGPDWLNSTVWVYPGLSLISVWGTGTMMLIALAGLQSIPTELYEAARIDGAGKWAQFRNVTLPMVSPVFFYNLIIALIGTFQYFTQAYVLTNGRGDPDNATLFFNLNLYREGWRYYDMGYAATLAWLLFVIVLALTVILFRTRSRWVFEGAAR